The following proteins come from a genomic window of Mesorhizobium sp. 131-2-1:
- a CDS encoding relaxase/mobilization nuclease domain-containing protein: MSGRLAGYAAEIERYLRGESGVKREELDDDKSAMSARREAGELQAMKSYERTGGGGRIGQGQAGSTPGGRRNAPRSSPGGTGGGSVSSGAPKSATAAATSSAPIMVYGATLAGFRPEEEEEDWKRRGGGGRRGGLPGGTGRAARAGYQARAVAARAGYAAGAQPAVFKVMPNPPSTKEAAARLLNYIGKREDEKGEKHDIEIFDEDGQVLATGGARKAFLETFCETFEPPLENTNFIEVRFDLAGQVTGAALSEALNKAFGVKPFIYAQDGQTAQVYAHTDERAGPLAKVLAGGRDNSRNKALDKIEARLSEAMGAAGVVAKAEVTAAVSREPKAKYFLQKFIRTHSQVRHANGEPVPGAKNSNKAAASVYEQWRPQFSGRERRNAYHLLFSARAGTDANAVMAAARAVLEERAPGYKFVLAHHKDTKHVHIHAMVQARSADGERLKFYKPDLAAWRESFAEKARENGIAMVATRRMDHAMTRPFTKEHAGAYSRAQSDPRYQVSARTIERVEAKRQRRLDGQSLVVNGDAIAAAWQKTVTTMRTAGVVGQALTAAESIGNNFLQFRRDRTGEGQPRPAAGRGADQSGQKSFLSHPRMRELNALIGDLDMAQTPLEMRRQMARVNQALDNMRETLPPAHQGQFEQYREEVNDKMHDRLARLQFERQQQRRGSGGGEPIPEREARGRDLPTRDEPRQPEQPRTGTEQEMRAKQKDANKQKAQQAEEQDRKTQRSNDNDYER; this comes from the coding sequence ATGAGCGGTCGCCTTGCTGGCTACGCGGCCGAAATCGAACGCTATCTTCGAGGCGAGTCCGGCGTGAAGCGTGAGGAGCTGGACGACGACAAGTCCGCGATGAGCGCCCGACGCGAGGCCGGAGAACTTCAGGCGATGAAGAGTTATGAGCGGACCGGTGGCGGCGGACGGATTGGGCAAGGACAGGCCGGCTCGACGCCAGGTGGGCGCAGGAACGCCCCTCGTTCGTCGCCGGGAGGGACAGGAGGAGGCTCCGTCTCCAGCGGTGCTCCGAAATCCGCGACGGCTGCTGCGACCTCTAGCGCGCCGATCATGGTCTATGGCGCCACGCTCGCCGGTTTTCGGCCGGAAGAGGAGGAGGAAGACTGGAAGCGGCGCGGCGGCGGCGGCCGTCGTGGGGGTCTCCCGGGCGGTACAGGGCGAGCGGCGCGGGCGGGCTATCAGGCGCGGGCCGTGGCGGCACGGGCAGGCTATGCGGCGGGCGCGCAGCCTGCTGTGTTCAAGGTCATGCCCAATCCGCCATCAACCAAGGAAGCCGCTGCTCGGCTGCTCAATTACATCGGAAAGCGCGAGGACGAAAAAGGCGAGAAGCACGACATCGAGATTTTTGACGAGGATGGACAGGTCCTTGCGACAGGCGGCGCGCGAAAGGCGTTCCTGGAAACGTTTTGCGAGACGTTCGAACCACCCCTGGAAAATACCAATTTTATCGAGGTTCGTTTCGATCTCGCCGGCCAGGTCACCGGTGCCGCCTTGAGCGAAGCGTTGAACAAGGCATTCGGCGTAAAACCGTTCATCTATGCACAGGACGGACAGACGGCGCAGGTATACGCGCACACCGATGAGCGGGCGGGACCGCTTGCGAAAGTCCTGGCCGGCGGTCGGGATAATTCCCGCAACAAGGCGCTCGACAAGATCGAGGCGCGCTTGTCTGAAGCTATGGGCGCGGCGGGGGTGGTAGCCAAGGCAGAGGTGACGGCGGCCGTGAGCCGTGAACCCAAGGCGAAATATTTCCTGCAGAAGTTCATCCGCACCCACAGCCAGGTTCGCCACGCAAATGGCGAGCCTGTGCCCGGGGCGAAGAACTCCAACAAGGCGGCGGCTTCTGTCTACGAACAATGGCGCCCGCAGTTTTCGGGGCGTGAGCGCCGCAATGCCTATCACCTGCTTTTCTCGGCAAGAGCCGGCACCGATGCCAACGCCGTTATGGCCGCGGCGCGCGCCGTGCTCGAGGAGCGCGCGCCAGGATACAAGTTCGTCCTGGCACATCACAAGGACACCAAGCACGTTCATATCCATGCGATGGTGCAGGCGCGGTCAGCCGACGGTGAGCGCCTGAAATTCTACAAGCCGGATCTCGCCGCCTGGCGCGAGAGCTTTGCGGAAAAAGCACGCGAGAACGGCATTGCGATGGTGGCGACGCGGCGTATGGATCATGCGATGACGCGGCCATTCACCAAGGAGCATGCCGGAGCCTACAGCCGCGCCCAGAGCGATCCGCGCTACCAGGTCAGCGCTAGGACGATCGAGCGGGTGGAGGCCAAACGGCAACGCCGTTTGGATGGGCAATCCCTTGTCGTTAACGGCGATGCAATCGCTGCCGCATGGCAAAAGACTGTGACGACCATGCGGACCGCGGGCGTAGTCGGTCAAGCTCTCACGGCAGCGGAGTCGATTGGCAACAATTTTCTGCAGTTCCGTCGCGATCGGACAGGGGAGGGGCAACCACGTCCTGCCGCGGGTCGCGGAGCTGATCAATCGGGACAGAAGTCTTTCCTGTCCCATCCCCGTATGAGAGAATTGAACGCACTGATAGGAGATTTGGACATGGCGCAAACCCCCTTGGAAATGCGGCGTCAGATGGCCCGCGTCAATCAGGCTTTGGACAACATGCGCGAGACGCTGCCGCCGGCGCATCAAGGACAGTTCGAGCAGTATCGTGAAGAGGTCAACGACAAGATGCACGACCGTCTCGCGCGGCTCCAATTCGAGCGGCAGCAACAGCGTCGTGGTAGTGGCGGTGGCGAGCCGATCCCCGAGCGCGAGGCGCGAGGGCGAGACCTTCCGACCCGGGACGAGCCCCGCCAGCCGGAGCAGCCGCGCACCGGCACCGAGCAGGAGATGAGAGCCAAGCAGAAGGACGCCAACAAGCAGAAGGCCCAGCAGGCTGAAGAGCAGGACCGCAAGACCCAGCGCTCGAACGATAACGATTACGAGCGCTGA
- a CDS encoding ABC transporter permease has product MTEIKAVAAADINVDREALDASIDEFAGKNGSYYAKAFRSIHESTRVVPLSFNAATAVLGPLWAAMRGMWGFFWTFLLLEMIAFVQIGRGAWGNLGGDLMERAAKQLAQAQVFLNNAKEARDALEDPSRFETLAANLTRAAAKSREAAEAAASEATFIIIAGLILLVAIRICEGMAANIVYERQYSRWRIKPGQVESGAGLSNLLLGIVLILAIAPLTVYKFTAGDAPEFLNAFPARKEVFVTTANWLDMQIDAAAIAGSGAFESIVAGVRSVINAMSIALIGTPWPVVMVVICAVAWRAAGPRVAIFTAACMAYIAFFGYWEISMETVALVGAAVIICVAFGIPLGIWFGKSKRVYQFAEPVLDLMQTLPAFVYLIPIIAFFGTGNPPGILATIIFGMPPVIRLTALGMRGVPEGIKEAATAFGASRWQLLKDVEVPLALPSIMTGVNQTILMCLSMVVIISLIGGGGLGKVILEALQYAAKGPGLLGGLAILCVAMVMDRIVQGAFRRSG; this is encoded by the coding sequence GTGACAGAAATCAAGGCTGTCGCGGCCGCCGACATTAACGTTGACCGCGAAGCGCTGGATGCTTCGATTGACGAATTCGCCGGGAAGAATGGCAGCTACTACGCCAAGGCATTCCGCAGCATCCACGAATCCACCCGTGTCGTGCCTCTCAGCTTTAACGCTGCGACCGCTGTGCTGGGCCCGCTGTGGGCGGCCATGCGCGGTATGTGGGGCTTCTTCTGGACATTCCTCCTGCTCGAAATGATAGCTTTCGTGCAGATAGGTCGCGGTGCCTGGGGCAATCTTGGCGGCGACCTGATGGAGCGGGCAGCCAAACAACTCGCGCAGGCCCAGGTTTTTCTCAACAACGCAAAGGAGGCTCGCGACGCTCTCGAAGATCCAAGTCGCTTTGAAACCTTGGCTGCCAACCTGACCCGTGCAGCAGCCAAAAGTCGAGAGGCGGCGGAAGCAGCAGCGTCGGAAGCGACTTTCATCATCATTGCCGGCCTGATCTTGCTTGTCGCGATCAGGATTTGCGAGGGGATGGCGGCCAACATTGTCTATGAAAGGCAATATTCACGCTGGAGAATCAAACCCGGTCAAGTCGAATCCGGAGCTGGCCTGAGCAATCTCCTGCTGGGAATCGTACTGATTTTGGCGATTGCCCCGCTGACCGTCTACAAGTTCACCGCCGGGGATGCGCCCGAGTTCCTGAATGCATTTCCGGCCAGGAAGGAAGTGTTTGTCACCACAGCGAATTGGCTGGACATGCAGATCGATGCCGCCGCTATCGCCGGGTCCGGAGCGTTTGAGTCGATTGTGGCGGGCGTCCGTTCAGTGATCAACGCAATGTCGATTGCACTGATCGGGACCCCCTGGCCGGTGGTCATGGTGGTGATCTGTGCCGTGGCGTGGCGCGCGGCCGGGCCGCGCGTGGCCATCTTCACAGCGGCCTGCATGGCCTATATTGCGTTCTTCGGCTATTGGGAAATCTCAATGGAAACCGTCGCGCTGGTTGGCGCCGCAGTCATTATCTGCGTGGCGTTCGGCATACCGTTGGGAATCTGGTTCGGGAAATCCAAAAGGGTGTATCAGTTCGCCGAGCCGGTTCTCGATCTGATGCAGACGCTTCCGGCGTTTGTCTATCTTATACCGATCATCGCATTCTTCGGTACGGGCAATCCACCGGGAATTCTGGCGACAATCATCTTCGGTATGCCACCGGTCATCAGGCTGACCGCGCTCGGAATGCGGGGCGTCCCAGAAGGGATCAAGGAGGCGGCCACCGCGTTCGGGGCCTCCAGGTGGCAACTTCTCAAGGACGTCGAGGTTCCCCTGGCGCTGCCTTCGATAATGACGGGGGTCAACCAGACCATCCTCATGTGCCTGTCGATGGTGGTAATAATATCGCTGATCGGCGGCGGCGGCCTGGGCAAAGTGATACTCGAAGCGCTCCAGTACGCGGCCAAGGGACCGGGGCTGCTGGGTGGCCTGGCTATCCTTTGCGTCGCTATGGTCATGGACCGGATCGTCCAGGGCGCCTTCCGACGCTCCGGCTGA
- a CDS encoding ABC transporter substrate-binding protein — MRAIIKSITALTFGALGTVSTASAADVVVGQQNWPSATATAYIIKAAIEENLGLNVELQNGSNPIIFEAMDKGSMDVMPEVWLPNQQNLYDTYVKNKGTVELNPNGVPAKQGLCVPAYVVDEMGVASVDDLTDPAKAALFDTDGDGKGNMWVGNPGDASGNVEKIKAKSYGYDQTMKTEVYDEVVNFANLGNAVKAHKPWISACYSPHYIFALYDLKWLKEPAYDASKWHVVQPTDDPDWLSKSSAPVAWPAASVHVAYRKALDTDKPQVATFLRNIKLTDEEVSAMTKALVIDKIEPETFAKKWIRDHQSEIAGWFAGK; from the coding sequence ATGCGTGCAATCATAAAATCCATAACGGCATTGACCTTCGGGGCACTGGGCACTGTATCAACAGCCTCTGCGGCCGATGTCGTGGTCGGTCAACAGAACTGGCCATCCGCGACCGCAACTGCATATATCATCAAGGCGGCTATCGAAGAGAATCTCGGCTTGAACGTGGAACTACAAAACGGCTCGAACCCGATCATTTTTGAAGCGATGGACAAGGGCTCGATGGACGTGATGCCCGAGGTATGGCTGCCCAACCAGCAGAACCTTTATGACACCTATGTAAAGAACAAAGGTACGGTGGAGCTTAATCCCAACGGAGTGCCGGCTAAACAGGGACTATGTGTGCCTGCCTATGTTGTGGACGAAATGGGGGTCGCCTCGGTGGACGACCTGACCGATCCTGCCAAGGCGGCGCTGTTCGATACAGACGGCGACGGCAAGGGAAACATGTGGGTTGGAAATCCTGGCGACGCCTCCGGCAATGTGGAGAAGATCAAGGCGAAATCCTACGGCTACGACCAGACAATGAAGACGGAAGTTTATGATGAAGTCGTAAATTTCGCCAATCTTGGAAACGCGGTTAAGGCGCATAAGCCCTGGATCAGCGCCTGCTATTCGCCACATTATATTTTTGCGCTCTACGATCTCAAATGGCTAAAGGAGCCAGCCTACGATGCTTCGAAGTGGCACGTCGTCCAGCCGACGGACGATCCTGACTGGCTTAGCAAATCATCGGCGCCAGTCGCTTGGCCGGCCGCCTCTGTGCATGTTGCCTATCGCAAGGCGCTGGACACCGACAAACCCCAAGTCGCTACATTCCTGCGCAACATCAAACTGACTGACGAGGAGGTCAGCGCGATGACGAAGGCTTTAGTCATCGACAAAATCGAGCCCGAAACATTCGCAAAAAAATGGATACGGGATCATCAGTCCGAAATTGCCGGGTGGTTCGCAGGCAAGTAG
- a CDS encoding LysR family transcriptional regulator: MNTDTIRSSKASAKPNSGLSLRGLRVFVAVEETGSIGEAATQIGGSPSGVSQLITALESAVGAKLFDRSARPVTLTPAGQVLRVHAHRILEAVSEAQSELAELNLSSLPQLTLAILDDLDASLTPVLVASLQTRFRNCFVNAFSGRSDTITQMVIDRKADIAVSVVMPSDANRYRSIAILREPFILVAAKGAISPGSDLREQLASLPFVQYSEAMPIGRIVAQQMKRLRFKVPRRYAFEASRSVFAMVVQTKGWALTTPLNVLDAERFVPQLDIMTIPFPAFSRRIYLIARNEELGHLPQQLADDCRRLVRERLLPRFSEIAPAISSPIEVVEDE, encoded by the coding sequence TTGAATACCGACACAATTCGTTCCTCGAAAGCGAGCGCCAAGCCAAATTCGGGACTGAGTTTGCGTGGTCTTCGGGTGTTTGTCGCCGTCGAGGAAACAGGATCGATCGGTGAGGCGGCGACGCAGATTGGAGGCAGCCCCTCTGGGGTATCACAACTGATTACGGCACTGGAATCTGCCGTGGGGGCCAAGCTTTTCGACCGGAGTGCGCGCCCCGTCACGTTGACGCCGGCGGGTCAGGTCCTGCGCGTTCACGCGCACCGCATACTCGAAGCGGTGTCGGAAGCGCAGTCTGAATTGGCTGAATTGAACCTTTCCAGCCTGCCGCAACTAACCCTTGCGATCCTTGATGATCTTGATGCTTCACTGACGCCCGTTCTGGTCGCCAGCCTGCAGACTCGATTCCGCAATTGCTTCGTCAACGCCTTTTCCGGGCGCTCCGATACGATCACTCAAATGGTTATCGACCGCAAAGCAGATATCGCTGTCTCGGTGGTCATGCCATCGGACGCCAACCGATATCGGTCCATTGCGATTTTGCGGGAGCCTTTCATTCTGGTGGCGGCGAAGGGTGCGATCTCTCCCGGCAGCGATCTTCGCGAACAACTGGCTAGCCTTCCATTCGTGCAGTATTCGGAAGCCATGCCGATCGGGCGTATCGTGGCGCAGCAAATGAAGCGCTTGCGTTTCAAGGTGCCCCGACGCTATGCCTTCGAGGCGTCACGGTCCGTTTTTGCGATGGTCGTTCAAACCAAAGGCTGGGCATTGACTACGCCTCTGAATGTTTTGGATGCGGAGCGCTTCGTGCCGCAGCTCGACATCATGACAATACCGTTTCCGGCGTTTTCGAGACGAATTTATCTCATCGCCCGCAATGAGGAGCTTGGGCATTTGCCACAGCAACTCGCTGACGATTGCCGGCGATTGGTTCGTGAGCGGCTCCTTCCGAGATTCTCCGAGATCGCCCCGGCGATATCGTCTCCTATTGAAGTCGTTGAGGACGAATAG
- a CDS encoding quaternary amine ABC transporter ATP-binding protein — MPEALVSLSNVWKIFGARAAEAMTAVKMEALTKAQVLERFSCVVGVQDVSFAVPRGEIFCIMGLSGSGKSTLIRHVNRLIEPTAGTIEIRGTNVSAMSERELRQVRSRQIGMVFQHMALLPHRSVRDNVAYPLQIRGVAKSRRWAVSDHVLRLVDLVGYEDRLPSELSGGMQQRVGIARALASDPEILLMDEPFSALDPLIRMQLQDQFKALVGQLGKTTIFITHDLDEAIRIGHRIAIMKDGVIVQIGTPEDIVTNPVDDYVREFVKGISRLKLVKAHSIMEPLNGYRGTLVDAPRTDENTDLDQLIDLSVATDRPVVVTKEGVDVGVISKPGLLRGIQGGKA, encoded by the coding sequence ATGCCAGAAGCGCTTGTCAGCTTGTCGAATGTCTGGAAGATTTTCGGCGCCCGCGCTGCTGAGGCGATGACCGCTGTCAAGATGGAAGCGTTGACAAAGGCCCAAGTCCTTGAGCGCTTCTCATGCGTTGTCGGTGTTCAAGATGTCAGTTTTGCTGTGCCGCGCGGTGAGATTTTCTGCATTATGGGTCTTTCGGGCTCCGGCAAGTCGACCTTGATCCGCCACGTCAACCGACTGATCGAGCCGACGGCCGGTACGATCGAGATTCGCGGGACAAATGTCAGCGCAATGTCAGAGCGAGAGTTGCGGCAAGTCCGGTCGCGGCAGATCGGCATGGTCTTTCAGCACATGGCGCTTCTGCCGCACCGCTCGGTACGCGACAATGTCGCCTATCCGCTCCAAATCCGAGGTGTTGCCAAATCGAGACGCTGGGCGGTATCCGATCATGTGCTGAGGCTCGTCGATCTGGTCGGTTACGAGGATCGACTGCCAAGCGAGCTTTCCGGCGGCATGCAGCAGCGTGTTGGCATTGCAAGGGCGCTTGCCTCGGACCCCGAGATCCTATTGATGGACGAGCCTTTTTCGGCGCTCGATCCGCTGATCCGCATGCAGTTGCAGGATCAGTTCAAGGCGTTGGTCGGCCAGCTTGGCAAGACGACGATTTTCATTACGCATGATCTCGATGAGGCCATCCGCATCGGCCACCGGATCGCGATCATGAAGGATGGTGTCATTGTGCAGATCGGCACGCCTGAGGACATCGTGACAAATCCGGTCGACGACTATGTGCGCGAATTCGTCAAGGGTATATCGAGGCTGAAGCTGGTCAAGGCGCATTCGATCATGGAGCCGCTCAACGGCTATCGCGGGACGCTGGTGGACGCGCCGCGGACCGACGAGAACACCGATCTGGACCAGCTGATCGATCTGTCGGTCGCGACCGACAGACCCGTCGTTGTCACCAAAGAGGGTGTCGATGTGGGAGTGATCAGCAAACCGGGGCTGCTGCGGGGCATTCAGGGAGGAAAAGCGTGA
- a CDS encoding trimethylamine methyltransferase family protein translates to MTSEELRINRRGRASRVQARMAPKSEVNPCPPGQRGGQYRPLSDNNVARILDTAFRILAEIGIGEVPPVVLERALYMGATKSDTGRLLFSRAFVEDIVSGAAKKFVYHGRDPSHDFEIGGDRVYFGTGGAAVQTLDMDTGLYRSSTLKDLYDFTRLADTLDNVSWFTRCCVATDIPDNFDLDVNTAYALLAGTMKPVGTSFTVAEHVDPIVDMFDLVLGGEGRFLDRPFCKAHISPVISPLRFGEDAVDVTLACIRRGVPINSIIAAQSGATAPATLAGMLAQTTAETLAGLILVNIFAPGYPMIFSNWPLVIDLRTGAFCGGGGEISLMNAGAAQISNHLGLPSGVASSMADAKAVDAQMGAEKAIAALTAGLAGGNMIYESSGMMASLLGASFEAFVLDNEMLSHVHRIIRGIEVNDETLGFDAIRNAVTGEGHFLGAPHTMSAMQRDYFYPPLADRDAPRVWEEKGARDIWSKARDKATQILSTHYPLYLDTAVDSKIRDRFNIALAPNAMKLSA, encoded by the coding sequence ATGACGAGTGAAGAGTTGCGCATTAACCGGCGTGGACGAGCCTCTCGGGTGCAGGCACGGATGGCGCCGAAGTCCGAAGTCAATCCGTGCCCGCCCGGGCAGCGCGGCGGGCAATATCGGCCCCTGTCCGACAACAACGTCGCGAGGATCCTGGATACCGCCTTCAGAATACTGGCGGAGATCGGTATTGGTGAGGTTCCGCCGGTGGTGCTCGAACGGGCGCTCTATATGGGGGCCACAAAAAGCGATACCGGGCGCCTGCTGTTCTCAAGAGCCTTTGTCGAAGATATCGTCAGCGGCGCTGCGAAGAAATTCGTCTACCACGGCCGAGATCCCAGCCATGACTTTGAAATCGGTGGTGATCGGGTCTATTTCGGCACGGGCGGAGCTGCTGTGCAGACACTCGACATGGACACGGGTCTGTACCGGTCGTCGACGCTCAAGGATCTTTACGATTTCACGCGTCTGGCTGACACGCTCGACAACGTAAGCTGGTTCACCCGCTGCTGTGTGGCAACAGACATACCGGACAATTTCGATCTTGACGTGAACACCGCTTACGCCCTTTTGGCCGGGACCATGAAACCGGTCGGCACTTCATTTACCGTTGCCGAACATGTCGATCCGATCGTCGACATGTTCGATCTGGTACTTGGCGGCGAAGGTCGGTTCCTTGACCGTCCTTTCTGCAAGGCGCACATTTCGCCGGTGATCTCCCCGCTGCGTTTTGGCGAGGATGCGGTCGACGTAACGCTGGCCTGCATTCGACGAGGCGTGCCGATAAATTCCATCATCGCCGCACAATCGGGAGCAACCGCGCCGGCGACACTTGCCGGTATGCTGGCCCAAACCACTGCAGAGACGCTTGCCGGACTTATTCTGGTGAACATCTTCGCCCCCGGCTATCCGATGATCTTTTCCAATTGGCCACTTGTCATCGATCTCAGAACCGGTGCGTTCTGCGGTGGTGGGGGAGAAATCTCGCTGATGAACGCTGGCGCAGCGCAGATCAGCAATCATCTTGGTCTGCCATCTGGCGTGGCGTCATCGATGGCGGATGCAAAGGCAGTCGATGCGCAAATGGGCGCGGAAAAAGCGATCGCGGCACTGACCGCCGGGTTGGCCGGCGGAAACATGATCTATGAATCTTCCGGGATGATGGCCAGCCTTCTTGGCGCCTCGTTCGAAGCGTTCGTGCTTGACAATGAAATGCTGTCGCACGTCCATCGCATAATTCGCGGAATTGAAGTTAACGACGAAACGCTGGGCTTCGATGCGATCAGGAACGCGGTCACTGGTGAAGGCCACTTCCTCGGAGCCCCGCATACAATGTCCGCCATGCAGCGCGACTATTTCTACCCGCCGCTCGCAGATCGCGATGCCCCGCGCGTCTGGGAGGAAAAAGGCGCCCGCGACATCTGGTCAAAAGCGCGGGACAAAGCTACGCAAATCCTTTCAACTCACTACCCGCTGTATCTTGACACCGCAGTCGATTCCAAAATTCGCGATCGCTTCAATATTGCCCTGGCACCGAATGCGATGAAACTCTCTGCCTGA
- a CDS encoding ParA family protein, whose product MIISAAIPKGGTGKSTLLRTLASVALHRGYSVTLIDGDRRQNMNRWFQMLGDAGNRPDSLQLVSAITPQEILDAAATHNGERSVVLIDTEGTTNDNLMAGLFAADIVVVPVYFALDDVTAAIQITDHYIPLAVESRGRPLPAIFVLTKQTIIDGRARALTELRAIIQANGTPIAEHVLHNRVAYRDLQTGQTLYSPAVPDAKAVAESEGVFDDLLQTFIEATRNAA is encoded by the coding sequence ATGATCATCTCCGCTGCGATCCCAAAGGGCGGCACCGGCAAATCGACGCTGCTGCGCACCCTCGCATCCGTCGCGCTGCATCGGGGTTATTCGGTCACCCTTATCGATGGCGATCGGCGGCAGAACATGAACCGCTGGTTCCAGATGCTGGGTGACGCTGGCAATCGCCCTGACAGCCTGCAGCTGGTCAGCGCAATCACCCCGCAGGAAATTCTCGACGCTGCAGCCACTCACAACGGTGAGCGCTCCGTCGTATTGATCGATACGGAAGGCACCACAAATGACAACCTCATGGCCGGGCTCTTCGCGGCCGATATTGTCGTCGTGCCTGTCTATTTTGCCCTCGACGACGTGACCGCCGCCATCCAGATCACCGACCACTACATTCCGCTGGCGGTCGAGAGCCGGGGTAGACCGCTGCCCGCGATATTCGTGCTGACCAAGCAGACCATCATCGATGGCAGGGCGCGAGCCCTGACCGAACTGCGCGCCATCATCCAGGCCAACGGCACGCCGATTGCGGAACACGTCCTGCACAATCGTGTTGCCTACCGCGACCTACAGACCGGGCAGACACTTTACAGCCCCGCGGTGCCCGATGCGAAGGCGGTTGCCGAGAGCGAAGGGGTCTTCGACGACCTCCTGC